A part of Vigna radiata var. radiata cultivar VC1973A chromosome 11, Vradiata_ver6, whole genome shotgun sequence genomic DNA contains:
- the LOC106777517 gene encoding rac-like GTP-binding protein RHO1 — MSASRFIKCVTVGDGAVGKTCLLISYTSNTFPTDYVPTVFDNFSANVVVNGSIVNLGLWDTAGQEDYNRLRPLSYRGADVFILAFSLISKASYENVSKKWIPELKHYAPGVPIILVGTKLDLRDDKQFCQDHPGAVPITAAQGEELRKLINAPAYIECSSKTQENVKAVFDAAIRVVLQPPKQKKKKGKGQKACSIL; from the exons ATGAGCGCTTCTAGGTTCATCAAGTGCGTCACTGTTGGGGATGGTGCCGTGGGCAAAACCTGTTTGCTTATTTCCTACACCAGCAACACTTTCCCCACC GATTATGTGCCGACTGTTTTCGACAATTTCAGTGCAAATGTGGTTGTCAATGGTAGCATTGTGAATCTGGGTTTGTGGGATACTGCCG GACAAGAGGACTACAACAGATTAAGACCTTTGAGTTACCGTGGGGCCGATGTTTTCATTCTGGCCTTCTCTCTCATAAGCAAGGCCAGTTATGAAAATGTTTCTAAAAAG TGGATTCCAGAGTTGAAGCATTATGCACCAGGTGTCCCCATAATTCTGGTCGGCACAAAGCTCG ATCTTCGGGATGATAAGCAGTTCTGCCAAGACCATCCTGGTGCCGTGCCTATTACCGCAGCTCAG GGGGAAGAGCTTAGGAAGCTGATCAATGCACCAGCTTACATTGAATGCAGTTCAAAAACACAAGAG AACGTGAAGGCAGTGTTTGATGCGGCCATAAGAGTTGTCCTTCAACCACCTaagcagaagaaaaagaagggtaAAGGACAAAAGGCTTGTTCGATATTGTGA
- the LOC106777647 gene encoding vacuolar protein sorting-associated protein 35A, with protein sequence MMLDGTEDEEKFLAAGIAGLQQNSFYMHRALDSNNLRDALKYSAQMLSELRTSKLSPHKYYELYMRAFDQLRKLEMFFEEETRRGCSIIDLYELVQHAGNILPRLYLLCTVGSVYIKSKEAPAKDVLKDLVEMCRGIQHPVRGLFLRSYLSQVSRDKLPDIGSEYEGDADTVADAVEFVLQNFTEMNKLWVRMQHQGPAREKEKREKERSELRDLVGKNLHVLSQIEGVDLDMYKDAVLPRVLEQVVNCKDELAQFYLMDCIIQVFPDEYHLQTLDVLLGAYPQLQASVDIKTVLSQLMERLSNYAASSAEVLPEFLQVEAFSKLSNAIGKVIEAQPDMPTVGVVTLYSSLLTFTLHVHPDRLDYADQVLGACVKKLSGKGKIEDNKATKQIVALLSAPLEKYNDVMTALKLSNYPRVMEYLDIPTTKVMATVIIQSIMKNGTHISTSEKVDALFGLIKGLIKDSDGVPKDELDEDDFKEEQNSVARLIQMLYNEDPEETFKIIDTVRKHILTGGPTRLPFTVPPLVFSSLKLVRQLQGQEENPFGDDASVTPKKIFQLLNQTIETLSGVLAPELALQLYLQCAEAANDCDLEPVAYEFFTQAYILYEEEISDSRAQVTAIHLIIGTLQRMHVFGVENRDTLTHKATGYSAKLLKKPDQCRAVYACSHLFWVDDHDNMKDGERVLLCLKRALRIANAAQQMSNAARGNTGSVMLFIEILNKYLYFFEKGNLQVTVAAIQGLIELIMNEMQSDTTTSDPAADAFLASTMRYIEFQKQKGGTVGEKYEALKVSHAG encoded by the exons atgatgTTAGACGGAACCGAAGATGAAGAGAAGTTTCTCGCCGCTGGAATCGCCGGTCTGCAGCAGAACTCTTTCTACATGCACCGTGCATTG GATTCCAACAATCTCCGAGACGCTTTGAAGTATTCGGCTCAGATGCTCTCCGAGCTCAGGACTTCCAAGCTTTCTCCTCACAAGTACTACGAACTAT ATATGCGTGCCTTTGATCAGTTACGGAAACTTGAGATGTTCTTCGAGGAAGAGACTCGTCGTGGTTGCTCCATTATTGATCTTTATGAACTCGTCCAGCATGCTGGAAACATTTTGCCGCGATT GTATCTCCTCTGTACAGTAGGATCAGTATACATCAAGTCCAAGGAAGCTCCCGCAAAGGATGTTCTTAAGGATCTTGTGGAGATGTGTCGCGGTATTCAACACCCTGTTCGTGGACTCTTTCTAAGGAGTTACCTTTCTCAAGTTAGTAGGGATAAATTGCCAGATATTGGTTCAGAGTACGAAGG GGATGCGGATACTGTAGCGGATGCTGTAGAATTTGTACTTCAAAATTTCACTGAAATGAACAAACTTTGGGTGCGGATGCAACATCAG GGGCCTGCCCGGGAGAAGGAGAAACGAGAAAAGGAAAGGAGCGAGTTGCGTGATCTT GTTGGGAAGAATCTTCATGTTCTCAGTCAGATTGAGGGTGTTGACCTAGATATGTACAAAGATGCCGTGCTTCCCAGAGTACTGGAGCAG GTTGTGAATTGCAAAGATGAGTTGGCTCAGTTCTACTTGATGGATTGCATAATTCAAGTCTTCCCTGATGAGTATCACTTGCAAACTCTTGATGTGTTATTGGGTGCTTACCCTCAACTTCAG GCGTCAGTTGATATCAAGACAGTGCTGTCTCAGTTAATGGAGAGGCTTTCAAATTATGCAGCTTCAAGTGCAGAGGTGTTGCCAGAGTTTTTGCAAGTTGAAGCATTTTCGAAATTAAGCAATGCCATTGGCAAG GTGATAGAGGCACAACCTGACATGCCCACTGTTGGAGTTGTAACTTTGTATTCATCACTTCTCACCTTCACGCTTCATGTTCACCCTGATCGCCTTGATTATGCAGATCAAGTCTTG GGAGCATGTGTGAAAAAACTATCCGGCAAAGGGAAAATTGAGGACAACAAGGCAACTAAGCAGATTGTTGCTCTATTAAGTGCTCCACTAGAGAAATATAACGATGTTATGACTGCACTGAAGCTTTCAAATTATCCTCGTGTAATGGAATACCTTGATATTCCAACTACTAAGGTCATGGCAACTGTTATTATTCAAAGCATTATGAAAAATGGAACACACATTTCTACATCAGAAAAG GTTGATGCATTGTTTGGACTGATAAAGGGGCTCATCAAGGATTCTGATGGAGTTCCTAAAGACGAG CTTGATGAAGACGATTTCAAAGAGGAGCAGAATTCTGTTGCCCGCCTGATCCAAATGCTTTATAATGAGGATCCAGAAGAAACGTTTAAG ATCATTGATACTGTGAGGAAGCACATACTGACTGGAGGACCAACACGTCTGCCTTTCACTGTTCCACctcttgttttttcttctttaaag TTGGTCAGGCAGTTGCAAGGTCAAGAAGAAAATCCTTTTGGAGATGATGCCTCAGTAACaccaaagaaaatatttcagcTTTTAAATCAG ACCATCGAGACCTTGTCAGGTGTCCTGGCACCAGAATTAGCACTGCAGTTGTACTTGCAATGTGCTGAG GCTGCAAATGACTGTGATTTGGAACCTGTTGCTTATGAATTTTTTACACAAGCTTATATTCTATATGAAGAAGAAATTTCT GATTCCAGAGCACAGGTCACAGCTATCCATCTAATAATAGGAACTCTTCAAAGGATGCATGTCTTTGGTGTTGAAAACAGGGATACTTTAACTCACAAGGCCACAGGG TATTCTGCAAAGCTTTTAAAGAAGCCAGATCAATGCAGAGCTGTATATGCATGCTCCCATCTGTTTTGGGTTGATGATCACGATAACATGAAAGATGGAGAGAG GGTCCTATTATGTCTCAAACGGGCTTTACGAATTGCAAATGCTGCCCAACAAATGTCAAATGCAGCTCGAGGTAACACGGGATCAGTAATGCTCTTCATCGAGATATTAAACAA GTATCTCTACTTCTTTGAGAAGGGAAACCTACAAGTAACCGTTGCTGCTATACAGGGCTTAATCGAGTTAATTATGAATGAAATGCAGAGTGATACCACGACTTCAGATCCAGCTGCCGATGCTTTCTTAGCCAGTACTATGCGATATATAGAGTTCCAGAAACAAAAAGGTGGTACCGTAGGCGAGAAGTATGAAGCTCTCAAGGTTTCACACGCTGGATGA
- the LOC106777402 gene encoding GDSL esterase/lipase EXL3: MKFLFQNLLSHLPLIILWSFAIVTQHTSVVFSLPNNETVPAVIVFGDSIVDTGNNNFINTIFRCNFQPYGKDFGGGNQPSGRFSNGIIPSDIIAAKFGVKKILPPYLDPKLQPQDLLTGVSFASGGSGYDPLTSKSASVLSLTDQLNKFREYKSKIEEIVGENRTATIVSKGIYILCTGSNDIANTYSFSPIRRAHYDIPAYTDLMTSQATNFLQELYGLGARRIGVIGLPALGCVPSQRTIKGGLLRNCSDSENQATMLFNTKLSSQIDALSKKFPEARLVYLDIYNPLLKMIQNPAKYGFEVANKGCCGTGNFEAGILCNSLTPHICSNTKNYIFWDSFHPTQEAYNVLCSLVLDNKIKNFF, encoded by the exons ATGAAGTTTCTCTTCCAAAACCTTCTTTCTCATCTTCCTTTAATCATTCTTTGGTCTTTTGCCATTGTTACTCAACATACCAGTGTTGTGTTCAGTCTTCCAAACAATGAAACTGTGCCAGCAGTTATTGTCTTTGGAGACTCTATAGTAGATACAGGAAACAACAACTTCATCAACACCATTTTCAGATGCAATTTCCAACCATATGGTAAAGATTTTGGTGGAGGGAATCAACCAAGTGGGAGGTTCAGCAATGGTATAATCCCATCAGACATCATTG CTGCAAAATTTGGAGTAAAAAAGATTTTGCCACCTTATCTTGATCCAAAACTGCAACCTCAAGATCTCCTCACAGGTGTAAGCTTTGCATCTGGTGGTTCTGGATATGATCCTCTAACTTCTAAATCAGCA TCCGTGTTATCACTGACAGATCAATTGAACAAGTTTAGGGAATACAAGAGCAAGATAGAGGAAATTGTTGGAGAAAATAGAACAGCAACAATAGTATCAAAAGGCATATACATATTGTGCACCGGAAGTAATGACATTGCCAATACTTACTCTTTCTCTCCAATTAGGCGTGCACATTATGACATTCCTGCATACACAGACTTAATGACTTCACAGGCCACAAACTTCTTGCAG GAACTTTATGGACTTGGAGCTAGAAGGATTGGAGTGATTGGTTTACCAGCTCTAGGGTGCGTGCCCTCGCAGAGAACAATTAAAGGAGGCTTACTGAGAAATTGTTCAGATTCTGAGAACCAAGCAACAATGCTCTTCAACACAAAACTCTCATCACAAATAGATGCACTGAGTAAAAAATTTCCAGAAGCTAGACTTGTCTACCTTGATATTTACAACCCTTTACTCAAAATGATTCAAAATCCTGCTAAATATG GTTTTGAAGTAGCAAACAAAGGGTGCTGTGGCACGGGAAATTTCGAAGCAGGCATACTTTGCAACAGTTTGACCCCACACATATGTTCAAATACCAAAAACTACATTTTTTGGGATAGTTTCCATCCTACGCAAGAGGCATATAATGTGCTCTGTTCTCTGGTGTTGGATAACAAAATCAAGAACTTCTTCTAA